The genomic segment AAGAAATTTACCCAACAATCCAGTCTCAATGATCATATGAGACTTCACACTGGAGAgaaaccttataaatgtgaaatttgcaataAGAAGTTTACCCAACAATCCAGTTGTATTGAACATAATGCGAGTTCATACCGGTGAGAAACCTTATAGGTACATGTGAAATTTGCTGTAAGAAGTGTACTcaacaatataattttaatgaTCATATGAGACTTCACACTGGCGAGAAACCTTATAAATCTGAAATTTGTAATAAGAAGTTTACCCAATAATCCAATTTTAATAATCCTATGAGAGGTCACACTGGTGAGAAACCTTGTGAAAAATGTGAAATATGCTTTGAACAGTTTTCTCgcaacaattatttaaataaacacTTGGCAATTTACACTAGCGAAAAAgtttataaatgtgaaatttgtggtaaacgatttattcaaaaacaaaatttaaataatcatttGATAATTCACACTAATGAAAGAcgttataaatgtgaaatttgcagtAAGAAGTACGTAAaaagaataaattttaaaaaactataaattCTGAGAACCATACATTTAATATAACCACAAAAcgtattgtaatattatttttggaaatataaaatcagtttattacattataattgttcagatttagccatacggctcacactcacagatacggtatcaaaaggattgagctctagcgggactctttccgtgttatcgaacCCTAGGTGACCtcgtatgctggagtatctctcaaaaattttcgtccacatctggacgtcgcgaggagtacagctttctgcatggctttatagagatgttcatttagacccagttgttttatgttctctaagaTATTTTTGGCAATAACGCCAGTAATAGAATATTAgatattgtctgggtactttccattctccattgtctcctgatttgtatttttagatctctgtacttggcgttcttttcgttgtatttaacacgcaaattattagTGTTAGGTATtaccacatcaataagtgttgttttccTAGTAATACTATTAattagtatgagatccggtctattatgtttCACTGGTTGGTCTATTAGCACAGTGCGGTCCccgtatagcttgtagttgtcattttcaagcatccTGTCaaggacgtattgataataaggaatacggtcggtttggagaagtctcAGTTTGtaagctagttcttggtggataattttttttactgAGTCATGGTGTAATTTATAATATAAACGCCTGGCAGCGCGCAGCGTTTGTCGGAACTGAAAGTTTCGTTAATTTGTCGGAATTGTAAGTTAGTTggctaaacaaaatttaaaagcgAAAATTCGAATGATAGCAGACATGATTGGTTAgcattataaaaatttttgtttttgcatTTATTGAGCTCACATAAATATATACTTGGGTTTTTGTTGCAGGGATTCACATGAAGAAGACCTCaaagaaaattacaaaaatattagaTCTTCCCAATACAAATGCTTTGAAAACACAAACTGGAGAGAAACctaataaatgcgaaatttgtggTAAACAATTTGCCCATAGACGAGTTTTAAAGACACATATTAGAGTCCACACAGGTGAAAAACTTTATAAATGTGAAATATGCAGTAAGAAGTTTACCAATCAGTCTAATTTTAATAATCATATGAGAGTTCACACTGGTGAGAAACCTTATACATGTGAAATATGCAATAAGAAATTTACCCAACAATCCAGTCTCTATGATCATATGAGAGTTCACACTGGTGAGAAAActtataaatgtgaaatatgCAATAAGACATTTACCCAACAATCCAGTTGTAATAAGCATATGAGAGTTCACACTGGTGAGAAACCTTATACATGTGAAATATGCAGTAAGAAATTTACCCAACAATCCAGTTGTAATAATCATATGAGACTTCACACAGGTGAGAAACCTTATACATGTGAAATTTGCAATAAGAAGTTTACATATAAATCCAATTTTAATAATCATATGAGAATTCACACTGGTGAGAAACCTTATACATGTGAAATTTGCAATAAGAAGTTTAACAATCAATCTAATTTTAATAATCATATGAGAATTCACACGGGTGAGAAACCTTATACATGTGAAATATGCAGTAAGAAATTTACCCAAAAATCCAGTTGTGATAATCATATGAGAGTTCACACTGGTGAGAAACCTTATACCTGTGAAATTTGCAATAAGAAGTTTACCCAACAATGTAATTTTAATAATCATATGAGAATTCACACTGGTGAGAAACCTTATACCTGTGAAAATATGCAGTAAGAAATTTACCCAACAATCCAGTCTCAATGATCATATGAGACTTCACACTGGAGAgaaaccttataaatgtgaaatttgcaataAGAAGTTTACCCAACAATCCAGTTGTATTGAACATATGCGAGTTCACACCGGTGAGAAACCTTATAGGTACATGTGAAATTTGCTGTAAGAAGTATACCcaacaatataattttaatgaTCATATGAGACTTTACACTGGCGAgaaaccttataaatgtgaaatttgtaatAAGAAGTTTACCCAATAATCCAATTTTAATAATCCTATGAGAGGTCACACTGGTGAGAAACCTTGTGAAAAATGTGAAATATGCTTTGAACAGTTTTCTCgcaacaattatttaaataaacacTTGGCAATTTACACTAGCGAAAAAgtttataaatgtgaaatttgtggtAAACGATTTATTCAAAAACAAAATCTAAATCATTTGATAATTCACACTAATGAAAGAcgttataaatgtgaaatttgcagtAAGAAGTACGTAAaaagaataaattttaaaaaactataaattCTGAGAACCATACATTTAATATAACCACAAAAcgtattgtaatattatttttggaaatataaaatcagtttattacattataattgttcagatttagccatacggctcacactcacagatacggtatcaaaaggattgagctctagcgggactctttccgtgttatcgaacCCTAGGTGAcctggtatgctggagtatctctcaaaaattttcgtccacatctggacgtcgcgaggagtacagctttctgcatggctttatagagatgttcatttagacccagttgttttatgttctctaagaTATTTTTGGCAATAACGCCAGTAATAGAATattaggtattgtctgggtactttccattctccattgtctcctgatttgtatttttagatctctgtacttggcgttcttttcgttgtatttaacacgcaaattattggtgttaggtatcaccacatcaataagtgttgtttgcctagtaatacTATTAattagtatgagatccggtctattatgtttCACTGGTTGGTCTATTAGCACAGTGCGGTCCccgtatagcttgtagttgtcattttcaagcatccTGTCaaggacgtattgataataaggaatacggtcggtttggagaagtctcAGTTTGtaagctagttcttggtggataatttttcctactgagtcatggcgttctttataatatAAACGCCTGGCAGCGCGCATAGTTTGTCGGAACTGAAAGTTTCGTTAATTTGTCGGAACTGTAAGTTAGTTGGCTTAACTAAATTTAAAAGGGAACATTCGAATGATAGCAGACATGATTGGTTagcattataaaaattttttgttttttgcatttATTCAGCTCACATAAATATATACCTTGGTTTTTATTCCAGAGACTCACATGAAGGAGACCTCAACGAAAATTACAAGAATATTAGATCTTCCCAATACAAATGCTTTGAAAATACAAACTGGAGGGAAACttaataaatgcgaaatttgtggTAATCAATTTGCCGATAGAGGAGTTTTAAAGACACATATGAGAGTTCACACAGGTGAAAAACCTTATAGATGTGAAATATGCAGTAAGAAGTTTACCCAACAATCCAATTTTAATGATCATATGAGACTTCACACTGGAGAGAAACCTTATACATGTGAAATTTGCAATAAGAAGTTTACCCAACAATCCAATTTTAATAATCATATGAGAGTTCACACTGGTGAGAAACCTTATACATGTGAAATATGCAGTAAAAAGTTTactcaaaaaaataattttaatgatcATATGAGAGTTCACACCGGAGAgaaaccttataaatgtgaaatttgcaataAGATGTTTACCCAACAATCCAGTTCTAATAGACATATGAGACTTCACACAGGTGAGAAACCTTATACATGTGAAATATGCAGTAAGAAATTTACTCAAAAATCTCATTTTAATGATCATATGAGAGTTCACACTGGTGAGAAACCTTATACATGTAAAATATGCAGTAAGAAATTTACCAAACAATCCAATCTCAATGATCATAATATGAGACTTCACACTGGTGAgaaaccttataaatgtgaaatttgtaatAAGAAGTTTCACCAACAATCTAGTTTTAATAAACATACGAGACTTCACACAGGCGAGAAACCTTATACATGTGAAATATGCAGTAAGAAGTTTactcaaaaatataattttaatgatcatatgagagttcacactggagagaaaccttacaaatgtgaaatttgtgatAAGATGTTTACCCAACAATACAGTTGTAATAAACATATGAGACTTCACACAGGTGAGAAACCTTATACGTGTAAAATATGCAGTAAGAAATTTACTCAAAAATCTAATTTTAATGATCATATGAGAGTTCACACTGGTGAGAAACCTTATACATGTGAAATATGCAGTAAGAAATTTACTCAAAAATCTAATTTTAATGATCATATGAGACTTCATACTGGTGAGAAGCCTTATCAATGTGAAATTTGCAATAAGAAGTTTACACAAAAATccaattttaataaacatgtgcgAGTTCATACCAGTGAGAAACCTTATAAGTACATGTGAAATTTGCTGTAAGAAGTTTACCCAACAGTACAATTTTAATGATAATATGAGACTTCACACTGGCGAGAAACcttataaatgtaaaatttgcaataagaaGTTTACCCAACAATCAAATTTTAATAATCTTATGAGAGGTCACACTGGTGAGAAACCTTATACATGTGAAATATACTTTAAACAGTTTTCTCgcaacaattatttaaataaacacaTGGCAATTTTCACTAGCGAAAGAGTTTATAAATGTGCTATTTTTGGTAAGCAAtttattcaaaaacaaaatttaaataatcatcTGATAATTCACACTGATGAAAGACGTTATAAATGTGAAATTAGCATtaagaaattactatttaaatgggaatacgccacaattaaaggttaaagtatgtttattgacgtttcaattcccacttcggaaatcgttctcaaaatacaaacagtaaattaaacaaattttgtttttttgttacttagtgaaaaattcttctaataatttaattttatctgtttcatctatattgacaattcagacatacattatacattttaaagtagacgactttaaaataatattgccaatattgttgagttgagctcctgggacgactttacttataaaatagttcattcgattacatgaaatcaactttaacttgagaaaatccgtcagaaaaaatcatagcatgtaattcgtctttaaaaagacaaacacatgccatgatgacagtaaaattctcctgttagtgattccatagtaaattatgagggaaaaaccaagaaaaaatctcataatactatcccgacatggtaagtatttggtcgtgcatttggcttaccttcaataaacaccaaattctgattttatatgtttgttatttaaaagcATAAATAATGTATcatctatatgttactgacttactaatgctggtattttctttttaataacttcctctttcaatatgggtaaccaaatcctactacattctgccgaggaatttgcgacacaattggtctcatttagcataattagagccgcttctttgatttttctctttttactatcCATTTCTTTGAGGACTATATTTGAGTCATTCCATTGAACTCTATGCTTATTATCCCATGCGcatttacatatttgagatctatcaattctctatttttaatataagattgatgttcacttattctaacatttaatggccttgatttTTCACCTCAATAAAACTggtcgcattcacaaggtattttataaatgcaattctttgtcctttcttgttcattgttaggattggttttggacaaaatagaactcaacgtgtttgttgttttgaatgttgttgaaatgttgaatttatttcctatctttttaagtttttctgataatccttttatgtatggatgggataatgaacatagggttcaatggaatgactcaaatatagtcctaaaagaaatggatggtaaaaaaaatcaaagaagcggctctaattatgctaaatgagaccaattgtgggGAATTAACAAACAATGTACTATTACGAATTTAGTAAATTCGTAATAGTAATAGTTAAATTCGTAATAGTACCTTACGTACTATTACGAATAATtcgttaaaattaattaaattaacccGAACTATTCCTTCGGTAGCTTCTGGCAAGATGAATGAACTTTAactcataggtgcaaataattattaaaatttaaatggttgcaataaacaatcaaaaacaattcaAAGGTTCAGGTAAAACTAGGTGAAGAACTTACCGCTAATTACCAAGATTTGCACTACTTtacgaaacaacgaacaaaacgaaTTCAATATGAATGCATCGATGCACTAGCGGGTGCGTCTGTTCCTCTTAACGACTAAAACTCTTGTGCTTAACGAAATGTATTTCCGAGCTTCAGCGGTACTAGTAAGAGaccgtaggaatacagggaggacaaatgtctTGATTAGTtcacacaaccatatttgaatttaattgTCTCCgaatttgtatttctagatctctgtacttggcgattttttcgttgtatttaacacgcaaattattggtgttaggtatcaCCACATCAATAAgggttgtttgcctagtaagttcattaactagtatgagatccggtctattatgtgccactggttggtctgttaGCACTTCCACTCcgtcattatatattttaaaaaggtcactatattattatctactttatatattttcaatatatctataagccatttatGTGCCACTGAATCAAAttccttcttgtagtcaatgaaggcagtaaaaaggttcctctttttggtgtatgcctggttagaaatgagtcgataataagttgttctttgcaacctATGGAACTCTTAGCGCACCCTTTCTGTTGAGgatctatgatattgtttagagcacagtgttggtgatgcgctgggctacacaggatgtgaccaatttgtacaaagttggaagacaagtaatttttattaaataagtgGTTCCTTGTGTAAGagatgatggtatttcctgtggaTGAGAGATAACATGATTAATCAACATTGACAAATACTCATGAACAGTTCAAAACTTCTTTgtccagaagttttgaactccgtctggtatAGGgaatttccagttatgaagctcttttaTAGTATTTGAGACTTCTTCAGTGCTAAAGGGTTCGTAAGGAATATTATTGTAATGCTGACAGTTGTTCGTTgtgtcttcaatccatccagcattggtgttatgCGTAGCTGGCGTTGAAAGTTGTTATATACCTGTTATTTGTATTACATTTTATATATTGtacatattttgtaaataacatatttattattttaaaaaggaaaaattcgtttaaataaataaaagaatagtTGACAAATTATTTTACTAAACATTCCTCTGCAGAGAAAGATCTAAGAATTTCCCTCTGTATAAAATTTACTCGTCCTTTTTGCTATTAATGGACTTGGATATGGATAGATTATAGAGATGGTGGACAGATGAACAAGGATATTTATTGTTGGTTCGTTGATTTTGAAACAGCATTCCGTCGAGTATGCCGTGAAAGAGACAAAGGGCTTATTAAATTCGAAACTTTTTAAATtcgaaacattttaatttttttaaaaatcagaTTAGGTAAGTACAAATAAATTTTCTAGGTTATAACTAACAGGCTGTAAATATTGTCCTGGACGCCTTCAAGGCATATACGTATAGATTAACATAAAAAGAGACGCTACTATACTTGCTTGATGTAAGGTGGTGTTCGTCACTTAGCTCTACAGACTACTCAGTCTATGTTAATATTTACGTCTATCCTTCAAAGAGGCGTATAGATAACGAAATTGGTTGTAATTTCTATATTTGTATAGAAATGTCTAAAAATCTATATTTGTATATCTATTTCTATTATATATTTGTGTAATGCATGTTTACGTAGATTATGTATAAACTGTAGATGGTGTGCCTCAGACTTCCTTTTAATCCGCTAGTGTTGGTATCTTCTTGttattgacttcttcttttagtatttgcaaccaaagcctgctacattctgctgatgagtttcctacacatttttcttttttaagtggGAGGAGAGATGTTTCTTTCACTTTCCTCTTgttcatgtctgtttctttcatgattattgatgcatctttcaaTTGTAATCTGTGCTTGCTGTTCGAGGCATGTTTCCATATCTGAGATTTGTCGAAGTACCTTTTCTTGATATATGTTTAATGCTCGTTTATCGTGTCTTGCTGTTTCTCCGATATAGAAATTATTGCATTCACGGATATTTTATAGATACAGTTCTTTGATCTTTCTTGTGTGTTGctgggtttggttttggacaggatagatctcagtgtgttggttgttttgaatgttgttgtgatgTTGCACTTATTTCCAATCCTTTTCAATTTTTCTGATGGGCCTgttacatatggtattgttgtcatcttCGAATCCCGTCTTGTGAGTGTTTCTGGATTGCTTGTGAtgttttgttgtttcctttcttcaatcTTTTCACAACGAGAGACGGTGGGATGTTGAAGGGGGACCACAAGAGCGTTGGTGTTGACGAAACATAAGTAAGCTGTCAATTAGTAGTAAACGGAAATGTATCCCTGGTTGTACATTGCCTAGAGCAAGACGAGCATAAccttacagtctgtcccaaacccttctttcagtgcgtcactaattttgacataatataggattttaagaatgtcgaaaattattgcatgtcattttagttaaatttgacagttgcaggatcgtaatccctctttttctaattgaaaataaattaataattttaatattagtctttgttctttctcgatatatctcggcatatttaaaatatttttatgacaataaatacaaaattaaattttcactgtaaaatgtctgataatactaacctggaatgacaattattttatcagttgacgttgtgaaagtactgtcaagatcgagaccttctgcgtcaaattatatttatgcgcatcattgattggatatctatttagcgtattctaaactccaaccaattatacatccgtaagtagaattagctttacgataaataattttctaagttctatgtataataatcacagactcacgtttttttttgtcacttctagcttaatgtgttagagagaattcgatcaactatgacgcactgaaagaagggtttgggacgaactgtATGTACGTTTTTTTACTGTCCTGGGTAAATGATTATACAATCGaaacccaaaaaaaaacaaagaaggaGGAAGAAGTGACGTACATTCGTAAACGTAGATGTCAAATCGAAATATATACCAAATATTCTttgtatagcatttttcatataaaaatgcttgtaCGTCATTCAAGACGTCAGAACTCCACGGCGTtaccaaaacatcagaatagttagtaagtgaggaattttaaaatgtcaaccttttgtcaaactattatattaacagttaTTCTAGTTAGTtaatcttaccgatttttctatcagatgtcgctattgcgtccataacgaagtcatgttattgttacttctaataagacagagaattttatttttcacgttaagaacggctatgaataactattctgatgagctttattaaagcgaaatacgtatcaatagatacatagacgctttgaacgtgaaataaaatcttttctgtctttttcattaacagtaaatacacaagactactgcaacacactaaaatacataaaaaaacattttaatactaaattataTAATCtacattttaaacttacctcttttagggctttaatagtaaaaacgtcccgccattatttcttgttcaaaataatctatcttatatgaaagcttatcagctttctacatactatttatttggttttacatagcacaatcacaatacacaacaataattagtttttaaataatatgtacttataaatacaaattattaatatatattatattttgattAAATTGTGAgggaaatcaaaacataaacaaaattcttactctaaaaagatggcaacactttatacacttttgccacacgctgaactgtcaatagaatttgaagtattcccatatcagttgcgtacaattgtctaatatatttaattaaaattattattttgtggaatattagacttagacttattttataaaatttttattattaataataaatgtttttggttatttaatcaatataattctaaaatttcccatataataatgattacatttttctgattattacaccatgttgacgcctatgaaagatcgggcagttccgtatgggtttcgtattattagctgtgtaaggaaaatttgaactctaaggttgatgttCGGGAAATTTTAAATAGAAGTGACGTCATTTTGTATAAATCGTTACGTGTAtgtgttttactttgaaaaatagtATATATACTCTGACGACGACGAGGATCAAAATCaaaattgtttattgtttacTTATTGCGAATTGGGAGATATTTTACTAAAGAATGTAGACACATAATCTATATTCTTTGATTGGCAAAAGTATATAGAAAGTGCCGAGTGCcgatgaagttagctacaaatgatCCGTCAAATTTGTGTTTGCGGTATTGCCATGTCCttattatgtatatgtttatGCCTCAAATATGCTTTAAAAcaatacatttatataaaacacgaaccaatgaatatttgtttcttttgatattagttgcatttagttattagaaaaaaaaattataagtggCTTTTGGTAGATTAGAAAATAAACTTGGCAATACTGTCAAAACTTTAAAAACACttgttgccagattgcaacagatgatTATGactattttcttataattttgggatgaaatggtacctgaataaaaaattaaagttaatttaaattataattaattaaatttaaattaattgaaGAGCACAGGAATAAAACAAGGAATGTCCATTTTTACAGAAATTAAGATTACTGGCTCAATCTGTTCAAAAGTATTGAAACTTTCTCTGGACAGACTATCTGTCGAATACAACAGGAACAGTCCacacaatttaattttaaaatattgacgtACCTGAATAAAACTTTGTATGTCCCCGCGCGACCGGAATAAAACTAGAAATGTCCATTTCCAATGATGTTTGTTTCCCGCTTAGTGTAGTGTTCATTCTTGCCGCTATGTATTAGCAGGTTTGTGTGTATTAGTAACGTAATAGATACGTAGTATTATAGGTTATTGTATTAgtaaaaatgagtaaaaatattgtattaagttcgaaaaaaaggcaaaaaactaGTAGATTACAAGATTTTATGAAGAAGTTAAGACGTTGTTCTCATGAAATGGGCCCACCATGCCACTGCAAACGTCTTAAGTGTTTTGATGTGTTGTATGACTTGGAACGGAATAGCATATTGTCTGATTTTAACAATATGCCATCCATTGATGAGCAGAATAGCTACCTTTGTGGATTAATATCAGTGGTTCCAGTTCAAAGACGCAGAAGTCGGCTGCCCGAAAGAATAGCTTCATACCATCAAAgtagttttatttataaaataagggTCAAAAGAGATAATAAGGgtcagaaatataaaaaaaatgtgtgttTGTAGCAAATATTTATTAGCATTCATGGAATCACTAAAGGTAAATTAGAACATTTACAAATATCTCTTAAACAAAATGGCGTAGCACCAAAAGATATAAGAGGCAAACACAGTGCATTAAGTAATAAGTTATCTGATGCTTTATACAATAAAGTCTATGAACATATTAAATCTTTTAGGGGAAGGCTTCCCATTACAGCcttaaaaagtcaaaaaagttGTACTTACCAGAAAGCCATTAAAAAGATGTTCTTAATGTTTAAACAACTGTATCCTAATGAAAAGTTTCGTATGAAACATACAGAATGGTTTTTAATACGAAATTTAACATAAGTTTTGGGTATCCACATAGTGGCACGTGTAGTGTATGTGACAATTTCACTGCAGAAAGAAATAAATTGAATATGCAACCGTATTACGAGGCAGACATAAAGCGATTGGAGGTAGAGCACGAATTGCATAAAAGAAAAGCACAATGGTTTTATGATAGAAAGAAGGAAGCTAAAATTAGAGCTAGGACCAATCAAGATTTTGCAGCCATTGCGTTGGATTTCtagaaaaatgtttttttaccCCATGTATCAACCAATGACGTATATTATTGCAGGCAGTTGTCAATTTATTCATTTAACATTCACGTATTAGCTTCTGGGAGgtcatttttttattcttatcctaaACATGTTGCTAGGAAAGGATAAAATGAAGTGatctcttttctttttgattttataataaatcaaTGATGTTAGAAGGTTTGCACATTTTTTGTGATTCTGCTGGAGGGCAGAACCAAAATTTCACAATGTTCAGGTTTATGCATTTTATGGTACATCAGGTCAAACGACTTGATTACATCCAAATAACATTTCCCACACGAGGTCACTCGTATTTAGAATGTGACAAAAATATGGGATTAATAAACCTCAAAACAAGAATGGAGTTGCCGGATGAATGGTACGAGTTGATTCGAGATTCAAGAAAGAATCCGTTTCCATTTACAGTTATTGAAGTTGAACAAAATATGGTAAGAAACTGGAACCAGTTTTTGCAACCAGAGTTTACACCAAAATGTTTATTTGCTATTCAACCTGTAAGAGAGATTTTTTGCAAAAAGGAAAATTGTCGCCTAATTACTTACCGCACCTCTTATAATGGTCACTGGCTACAAAGCCCCATAACTAAAGCAAACAAGAATAAACCGCAACACCTTCAATTGGCAGAAAACGAATTTAGACTTCCTTCTGTGAGTTATTCTGGTAAgaatgtattaattttttttggccTAGGTCAGATTTTAATCATAAGTTTTTGCTTCAGATTATCTTCCAATCAACGAAGCCAAGTACCTAGATCTTATGAAACTAAAACGCTTTTGCAAAAACCCAAACGCAGCAAACTTTTTTACCACTATTCCTCACCAAATCAAGCAGaaccaaacaaaaaaaagtaGTGTAAAAAATATATACCTGCTGGGTATATTTTTAACTGATGAGagatttttgtaacatttttattaagCAGATTGTTCAAAAGATTTTTTCGTTGTtcctataaaagaataaaagttaaaaactgcaatatctcaaaatcttaattttgtgacaatCCTTGTTTTATTCCTGTGCTCTTCAattaagtttcttt from the Diabrotica undecimpunctata isolate CICGRU chromosome 1, icDiaUnde3, whole genome shotgun sequence genome contains:
- the LOC140446319 gene encoding uncharacterized protein, whose amino-acid sequence is MKETSTKITRILDLPNTNALKIQTGGKLNKCEICGNQFADRGVLKTHMRVHTGEKPYRCEICSKKFTQQSNFNDHMRLHTGEKPYTCEICNKKFTQQSNFNNHMRVHTGEKPYTCEICSKKFTQKNNFNDHMRVHTGEKPYKCEICNKMFTQQSSSNRHMRLHTGEKPYTCEICSKKFTQKSHFNDHMRVHTGEKPYTCKICSKKFTKQSNLNDHNMRLHTGEKPYKCEICNKKFHQQSSFNKHTRLHTGEKPYTCEICSKKFTQKYNFNDHMRVHTGEKPYKCEICDKMFTQQYSCNKHMRLHTGFHQQEHGIEIVKTLPGQSCYKEPITHQVEEKTLKCEICLKQFTHELSLKKHLRTHTGQKPYQCEICVKQFSYPSDLKIHGRTHTGEKPYQCEICVKQFTRKHHLSGHMRIHTGEKPHQCEFCFKQFAHASDLKKHFSTHSEERNREKPYHCEICVKQFARSRDLKRHSRTHTGEKPYQCIICVKDYARKDDLTRHMNVHNR